The bacterium genome has a window encoding:
- a CDS encoding 2-oxoacid:acceptor oxidoreductase family protein — protein MLEIRFHGRGGQGAVKASDILAMAAFAEGKEVQAFPFFGVERRGAPVTAFTRISDNEIRIHSYIYEPDILVVLDPGLIGAVPITDGLKPGGKIIINSSRKPDEFSFPEVKDVSVFTADCSMIAQKYGLGSKAAPIVNTTILGAVAKATGIIKIDSICDAIMTKIPIKKEENAQAARETFENVLS, from the coding sequence ATGTTAGAAATAAGATTTCACGGGCGTGGAGGACAGGGAGCAGTGAAAGCGTCCGACATTCTTGCCATGGCAGCTTTTGCTGAGGGAAAAGAAGTACAGGCTTTTCCCTTTTTTGGCGTGGAAAGAAGAGGAGCTCCTGTTACAGCTTTTACACGGATAAGTGACAACGAAATTAGAATTCATTCTTATATTTATGAACCTGATATTCTTGTTGTTCTTGACCCTGGCTTAATAGGCGCAGTTCCGATTACAGACGGCCTTAAACCCGGCGGCAAGATAATTATCAATTCTTCGAGGAAACCTGATGAGTTTTCATTCCCGGAAGTAAAAGATGTATCGGTTTTTACAGCTGATTGTTCTATGATAGCTCAAAAATACGGGCTTGGAAGCAAAGCCGCTCCAATTGTTAACACAACAATTTTAGGCGCAGTTGCCAAAGCAACAGGAATCATTAAAATAGATTCTATCTGTGATGCGATTATGACAAAAATACCTATTAAAAAGGAAGAAAATGCTCAGGCAGCTCGTGAAACATTTGAGAATGTATTGAGCTAG